A part of Parvimonas micra genomic DNA contains:
- a CDS encoding ABC transporter permease, whose product MNNRKKILMLLFSVLIGFVVGSIVIMIAGFNPINYYKIMIETTFSRPKFFARTLVDAVPLIIGSIGVSLAFKTGAFNIGAEGQFIMGSLAAAFFGYFLKLPPIIHPIVCIILAALVGMAWGGFAGWVKSKFGVHEVITTIMLNWIALYFSNLVVTFGKFYNETGQTSNDIQSTASIKMFQGLRNSSIPFVKDFFSADINFGIILAIILAFVVYYLLNKTSKGYELKAVGLNPNAAEFGGINVGSNLVLSMGLSGALCAVAGAVKVLGFAGNVARLTVAEGNGFDAMSVALLANSHPIGSIFSGFFFSVLKRGGFRVQQLLGVPYEIVQIIIGIIVLFISMPLVIKIISSKFKKVGGKK is encoded by the coding sequence ATGAATAATAGAAAAAAGATATTAATGCTTTTATTTTCTGTATTGATTGGTTTTGTTGTAGGATCTATTGTTATTATGATAGCTGGTTTTAATCCAATTAATTACTATAAAATAATGATAGAAACGACTTTTTCAAGGCCGAAATTTTTTGCTAGAACATTAGTGGATGCAGTTCCCTTAATCATAGGAAGTATTGGAGTCTCTTTGGCATTTAAAACAGGAGCTTTCAATATTGGCGCAGAAGGTCAATTTATAATGGGATCTTTAGCAGCTGCGTTCTTTGGATATTTTTTAAAGTTGCCACCAATCATTCATCCTATAGTATGTATTATACTTGCAGCTTTAGTTGGAATGGCTTGGGGTGGATTTGCCGGTTGGGTTAAATCAAAATTTGGAGTTCATGAAGTAATTACTACAATTATGTTGAATTGGATAGCTTTATATTTTTCTAATTTAGTTGTAACTTTTGGAAAGTTTTATAATGAAACAGGACAAACTTCAAATGATATTCAATCAACCGCAAGTATAAAAATGTTTCAAGGATTAAGAAATTCTTCTATTCCGTTTGTAAAAGATTTTTTTTCAGCAGATATAAATTTTGGAATTATATTAGCCATTATTTTAGCTTTTGTTGTTTATTACTTACTAAATAAAACTTCAAAAGGTTATGAATTAAAAGCTGTTGGTTTAAATCCGAATGCTGCAGAATTTGGTGGTATAAATGTTGGAAGTAATCTAGTTTTATCTATGGGATTATCAGGAGCACTGTGTGCTGTCGCCGGAGCTGTAAAAGTTCTTGGATTTGCAGGAAATGTTGCAAGACTTACTGTTGCTGAAGGTAATGGTTTTGATGCAATGTCTGTCGCTCTTTTGGCTAATAGTCATCCAATAGGATCAATTTTCTCTGGTTTCTTTTTTAGTGTTTTGAAAAGAGGAGGATTTAGAGTTCAGCAATTATTAGGCGTTCCTTATGAAATTGTTCAAATTATTATAGGTATTATAGTTTTATTTATTTCAATGCCTTTAGTTATAAAAATTATTTCAAGTAAATTTAAAAAAGTTGGAGGTAAAAAGTAA
- a CDS encoding ABC transporter ATP-binding protein encodes MSDNKTNDNIVVMKGITKIFGKNKVLDEVDFELKKGEIHALLGENGAGKTTLMNILYGLYSPNSGEIYINSNKYTNMTPKIAVENGIGMVHQHFMLIEPFSVIQNIVLGTEDTKGLFIDLEKSRKKVISIIEKYGFNIDLDEKIQDITVGSQQKVEILKALYKGAEIIIFDEPTAVLTPQEIVEFINICNNLRNEGKSIIIITHKLDEIKKMADYCTIIRRGKFIDKVTVSESSQKELAEKMVGREVNFSVNKKETEVGDVVLDIKDINVLNNRNLPALSGLSLNVRKGEILGIAGVDGNGQSELIEAITGLRKVESGSISILGKDITNKSVYDIIESGISTIPEDRHKHGLVLDFSVSENMILEKRGKAPFSKNGILNFKEIESYTQKMIDKFDIRPNDIHATARGLSGGNQQKVILAREIDNNPDLLIAAQPTRGLDVGAIEIIHKYIVEQRDKGKAVLLISFELDEVMDLSDRIAVIYKGKIVGEKSAKDANENELGLMMAGGVINNE; translated from the coding sequence TTGTCTGATAACAAAACAAATGATAATATTGTAGTTATGAAAGGTATTACTAAAATTTTTGGAAAGAATAAAGTTTTAGATGAAGTTGACTTTGAATTAAAAAAGGGAGAAATTCATGCTCTTTTAGGAGAAAACGGTGCCGGAAAAACTACTTTAATGAATATTCTTTATGGTTTATATTCGCCAAATTCTGGAGAAATTTATATTAATTCTAATAAATACACAAACATGACTCCGAAGATAGCAGTTGAAAATGGAATTGGAATGGTTCATCAGCATTTTATGCTTATAGAGCCTTTTAGTGTTATCCAAAATATAGTTTTGGGAACGGAAGATACTAAAGGTTTATTTATTGACCTTGAAAAGTCACGAAAAAAAGTTATTTCAATAATTGAAAAATATGGATTTAACATAGATTTAGATGAAAAAATTCAAGATATTACAGTTGGTTCTCAACAAAAGGTTGAAATTTTAAAAGCACTTTATAAGGGTGCTGAAATTATTATTTTCGATGAGCCTACTGCTGTTCTTACACCACAAGAAATTGTTGAGTTTATAAATATCTGTAATAATTTAAGAAATGAAGGAAAATCTATCATTATAATTACACATAAATTGGATGAAATTAAAAAAATGGCAGATTATTGTACAATTATTCGTCGTGGAAAGTTCATTGATAAAGTTACCGTTTCTGAATCATCACAAAAAGAACTTGCAGAAAAGATGGTTGGTAGAGAAGTTAATTTCAGTGTAAATAAAAAAGAAACTGAAGTTGGAGATGTTGTTTTGGATATTAAAGATATCAACGTTCTTAACAACAGAAATTTACCTGCTTTGAGTGGATTGAGTTTAAATGTAAGAAAAGGAGAAATTTTAGGAATTGCAGGAGTCGATGGAAATGGACAATCAGAACTTATTGAAGCTATAACTGGACTTAGAAAAGTAGAATCCGGAAGCATTTCTATACTTGGAAAAGATATTACGAATAAATCAGTTTATGATATAATTGAAAGTGGAATTAGTACAATTCCTGAAGATAGACATAAACATGGTTTAGTATTGGATTTTTCTGTTTCTGAAAATATGATTTTAGAAAAAAGAGGAAAGGCTCCTTTTTCTAAAAATGGAATTTTAAACTTTAAAGAAATTGAATCATATACTCAAAAAATGATTGATAAATTTGATATAAGACCAAATGATATTCATGCTACTGCAAGAGGTCTTTCTGGCGGTAATCAACAAAAAGTTATTTTGGCAAGAGAAATTGATAACAATCCTGATTTATTAATAGCTGCTCAGCCTACAAGAGGTCTTGATGTCGGAGCTATTGAAATAATTCATAAATATATTGTAGAACAAAGAGATAAAGGTAAGGCTGTTCTTTTGATTTCGTTTGAACTGGATGAAGTCATGGACTTATCAGATAGGATTGCTGTTATCTACAAAGGAAAGATAGTTGGCGAAAAATCAGCAAAAGATGCCAACGAAAATGAATTAGGACTTATGATGGCAGGAGGTGTTATTAATAATGAATAA
- a CDS encoding YigZ family protein has product MKNKENFLSIHSNQSYSLTINKSEFIGHAFYVESVDEAEKYISEIREKYKDATHNCFAYIIGVDKLIQKYSDDGEPSGTAGIPMLEVLRKKDLTNCLVISTRYFGGILLGAGGLVRAYTKSIVGVLEKSKIVRKELFYNLDIVLDYIFLGKIENILKNFDLKILNIEYLEKVKINLSVRKDKFERLKNIMINETSDNCIIKINEENYGSVFIE; this is encoded by the coding sequence ATGAAAAATAAAGAAAATTTTTTAAGTATTCATAGTAATCAATCATATAGTTTAACAATAAATAAGTCGGAATTTATTGGGCATGCTTTTTATGTTGAAAGTGTTGATGAGGCAGAAAAATATATTTCTGAAATAAGAGAGAAATATAAAGACGCAACTCATAATTGTTTTGCATATATAATTGGAGTGGATAAGTTAATACAAAAGTATTCTGATGACGGAGAGCCTTCAGGAACTGCCGGAATTCCAATGCTTGAAGTTTTAAGAAAAAAGGACTTAACTAATTGCTTGGTGATTTCCACTAGATATTTCGGTGGAATCTTACTAGGAGCGGGAGGACTTGTTAGGGCATATACTAAATCTATAGTCGGAGTGCTGGAAAAGTCCAAAATTGTAAGAAAAGAGCTTTTTTACAATCTGGATATAGTTTTAGATTATATTTTTTTAGGGAAAATTGAGAATATTCTAAAAAATTTTGACTTAAAAATTTTAAATATTGAATATCTCGAAAAAGTCAAAATAAATTTGTCAGTAAGAAAAGACAAATTTGAAAGGTTAAAAAATATTATGATTAATGAAACATCAGATAATTGCATCATTAAGATTAATGAAGAAAATTATGGTTCAGTATTTATTGAATAG
- the hflX gene encoding GTPase HflX: MNQKVITVTVNIDMDEKTLEDKVIELEKLVQALDGEVVLSLTQNKSFVDKAFYIGKGKVNEIKDYCEKLDAEFVVFNNELTGSQVKNLEEIIGIRVIDRTNLILDIFSERARTKEAKLQVKLAKLKYTLPRLSALRSGFSRQQGGIGGKGIGEQQIELDRRTINREISSITSQLKEIEKNRNEIRKKRINSKEPIISLVGYTNAGKSTLINKLISYGKDENSEIKEVFVKDMLFATLDTYVREGLLLNGSKVMYVDTVGFVCDIPHNLVESFKGTLEEIKYSDLILHVVDISNVNVDEQIKITNDMIKKLECEDKNVIYVFNKVDKLADENIKFQYANIENKVFISAKNDEDIILLLKEIEKVLFSSLVKTELLIPYDKQKIVSNILNNYMPEFVEHIETGSFLKVSLKKEDYEIYKGYEVNEK; this comes from the coding sequence ATGAATCAAAAAGTTATTACTGTTACTGTAAATATAGATATGGATGAAAAAACTTTAGAAGATAAAGTAATTGAACTTGAAAAATTAGTGCAAGCTTTAGATGGAGAAGTGGTTTTAAGTTTGACTCAAAATAAATCCTTTGTAGATAAGGCCTTTTACATTGGAAAAGGAAAAGTAAATGAAATTAAAGATTATTGCGAAAAATTAGATGCTGAATTTGTAGTTTTTAATAATGAATTAACAGGTTCTCAAGTAAAAAATCTTGAAGAAATTATAGGGATTAGAGTTATTGATAGAACTAATTTAATTTTAGATATTTTTAGTGAAAGAGCAAGGACAAAAGAGGCTAAACTTCAAGTTAAACTTGCAAAATTAAAATATACTTTACCTAGATTATCTGCACTTAGAAGTGGTTTTTCTAGACAGCAGGGGGGAATTGGTGGTAAAGGAATTGGTGAACAGCAAATAGAATTGGATAGAAGAACTATAAATAGAGAAATTTCAAGTATTACTTCACAGCTTAAAGAGATTGAAAAGAATAGAAATGAAATTAGAAAAAAGAGAATTAATTCAAAAGAGCCAATTATTTCTCTTGTCGGATATACAAACGCAGGGAAGTCAACTTTGATAAATAAGTTGATTTCATATGGGAAAGATGAAAATTCTGAAATTAAAGAAGTGTTTGTTAAAGATATGTTATTTGCTACATTAGATACTTATGTTAGAGAGGGATTGCTTTTAAATGGCTCAAAAGTAATGTATGTAGATACTGTAGGATTTGTTTGTGATATTCCGCATAATTTAGTTGAAAGTTTTAAAGGCACACTCGAAGAGATAAAATATTCAGATTTAATTTTGCATGTAGTCGATATTTCAAATGTCAATGTAGATGAACAAATTAAAATAACCAATGATATGATAAAAAAACTTGAATGTGAAGATAAAAATGTAATTTATGTTTTCAATAAAGTTGATAAATTAGCAGATGAAAACATTAAATTTCAATATGCAAATATTGAAAATAAGGTATTTATAAGTGCAAAAAATGATGAAGATATAATTTTGTTATTGAAAGAAATTGAAAAAGTTTTATTTTCGTCATTAGTAAAAACCGAACTTTTAATTCCTTATGACAAACAAAAAATTGTGAGTAATATTTTAAATAATTATATGCCTGAGTTTGTAGAACACATTGAAACCGGAAGTTTTTTAAAAGTCTCTTTAAAAAAGGAAGATTATGAAATTTACAAAGGATATGAAGTAAATGAAAAATAA
- a CDS encoding helix-turn-helix transcriptional regulator: MNNKLSEKNNVEKFRVEKELSQRELANLIGVSTETVVSIENGSFIPDIRLALTISTELNKKFGEVFFFNAGCKIF, encoded by the coding sequence ATGAATAATAAATTATCTGAAAAGAATAACGTTGAAAAGTTTAGAGTTGAAAAGGAACTTTCACAAAGGGAATTAGCTAATTTGATTGGTGTTTCAACCGAAACAGTTGTTTCAATAGAAAATGGAAGTTTCATTCCGGACATAAGACTTGCTCTTACAATATCCACTGAGTTAAATAAAAAATTTGGAGAGGTTTTTTTCTTCAATGCTGGTTGTAAAATATTTTAA
- the rpsR gene encoding 30S ribosomal protein S18: protein MQRKFRPRKKVVAYFSDNSKPLDYKDVNTLKKFISERGKILPRRVTGATAKQQREITAAIKKARQVALLPYSAE from the coding sequence ATGCAAAGAAAATTTAGACCAAGAAAAAAAGTTGTTGCATATTTCTCAGATAACAGTAAACCACTTGATTATAAAGATGTAAATACTCTAAAAAAATTTATTAGTGAAAGAGGTAAAATTTTACCAAGAAGAGTAACAGGTGCTACTGCTAAACAACAAAGAGAAATTACAGCAGCGATAAAAAAAGCTAGACAAGTTGCATTATTACCATATAGTGCGGAATAA
- a CDS encoding single-stranded DNA-binding protein, translating to MNSVILIGRLIKDPELRYTQASGSSYARFTIAVDKGMSKEKKQELEAKGQQTADFINIVVWGKQAENCQKYLQKGRNVAIQGRLQSGSYTAQDGTRRFVTEVWAERVQFIDWGDRAQKPAATQGFGSFDTGMDDGFDLPFQDASDEEIPF from the coding sequence ATGAATAGTGTAATTTTAATAGGTAGATTAATTAAGGATCCGGAATTAAGATATACTCAAGCATCCGGTAGCAGTTATGCTAGATTTACTATCGCAGTAGATAAAGGAATGTCTAAAGAAAAGAAACAGGAATTGGAAGCTAAAGGTCAACAAACAGCTGATTTTATAAATATTGTTGTTTGGGGTAAACAAGCTGAAAATTGCCAAAAATATTTGCAAAAAGGTAGAAATGTAGCAATTCAAGGAAGACTTCAATCAGGAAGCTATACTGCTCAAGATGGAACTAGAAGATTTGTTACAGAAGTTTGGGCTGAAAGAGTTCAGTTTATTGATTGGGGAGATAGAGCTCAAAAACCTGCTGCAACACAAGGATTTGGTTCATTTGATACAGGAATGGATGACGGATTTGATTTACCTTTTCAAGATGCATCAGATGAAGAAATTCCATTTTAA
- the rpsF gene encoding 30S ribosomal protein S6 has translation MRKYEGVFIFKPNLEDEVRNQAFDRIKAAIESNGTITEINEWGNRKLAYEINYIKEGYYIIVNFEAAAEVVAEVERRSRISDAIIRYMVVKQEA, from the coding sequence ATGAGAAAATATGAAGGAGTTTTTATTTTTAAACCGAATTTAGAAGATGAAGTGAGAAACCAAGCATTTGATAGAATCAAAGCAGCTATTGAATCTAATGGGACTATTACTGAAATTAATGAATGGGGAAATAGAAAACTTGCTTATGAAATTAACTACATTAAAGAAGGATATTATATTATAGTTAATTTTGAAGCTGCTGCTGAAGTAGTTGCAGAAGTAGAAAGAAGATCAAGAATATCTGATGCTATCATTAGATATATGGTTGTTAAGCAAGAAGCTTAG
- the purD gene encoding phosphoribosylamine--glycine ligase: protein MKVLVIGNGGREDAICKKISESNKCTKLFCSKGNAGTLRYAENVELNSNEEIFRFSNDNNIDLVVVGPEAPLCEGIVDLFKESNIKVFGADKKSARLEGSKDFAKKFMKKYNVPTAKYETIKSIEEGKKAIENFSYPIVIKADGLCAGKGVRICNTKDEVLDYFKELFEDKIFGKEGTTVVIEEFLKGKEASLLCFVSKGNLIPMESARDYKRIFDNDEGENTGGVGCYSPSELFNEELKLQIEKILEKISNGLKKENLEYSGVLFIGFMIDEDAKVLEFNVRFGDPETEVVLPRMESDLLLAIEKSLDGSLEREDLKWKKEKCLTVILTSRGYPKNYEKGKEISGIDSVDKDIYVYHNNTKVNGSKILTDGGRVLSVTALGNSYDEIREKVYRNIEKISFETKQYRKDIGKM from the coding sequence ATGAAAGTTTTAGTTATTGGTAATGGTGGAAGAGAAGACGCTATTTGTAAAAAAATATCTGAAAGTAATAAATGCACTAAACTCTTTTGTTCAAAGGGCAATGCAGGAACTCTTAGATATGCTGAAAATGTAGAATTAAATTCTAATGAAGAAATTTTTAGATTTTCAAATGATAATAATATTGATTTAGTAGTTGTCGGACCGGAAGCTCCACTTTGTGAAGGTATTGTTGATTTGTTTAAAGAGAGTAATATAAAAGTTTTTGGGGCAGATAAAAAAAGTGCAAGACTTGAAGGTAGTAAAGACTTTGCAAAAAAATTTATGAAAAAATATAATGTTCCAACTGCAAAATATGAAACTATAAAATCAATAGAAGAAGGAAAAAAAGCTATTGAGAATTTTTCATATCCAATAGTTATAAAGGCTGATGGACTTTGTGCAGGAAAAGGTGTTAGAATTTGTAATACTAAAGACGAAGTTTTAGATTATTTCAAAGAACTTTTTGAAGATAAGATTTTTGGAAAAGAAGGAACCACAGTTGTTATTGAAGAATTTTTAAAAGGGAAAGAAGCTTCTTTACTTTGTTTTGTATCTAAAGGAAATTTAATTCCTATGGAAAGTGCAAGAGACTATAAGAGAATTTTTGATAATGATGAAGGTGAAAATACAGGAGGTGTAGGCTGTTATTCGCCAAGTGAGTTATTTAATGAAGAATTAAAATTACAAATTGAAAAAATTTTAGAAAAAATTTCAAATGGATTAAAAAAAGAGAATTTAGAATATTCTGGCGTACTTTTTATTGGATTTATGATAGATGAAGATGCTAAAGTATTAGAATTTAATGTAAGGTTTGGAGATCCTGAAACGGAAGTAGTTTTACCTAGAATGGAAAGTGATTTACTCTTAGCTATAGAAAAATCTTTAGATGGCAGTTTAGAAAGAGAAGATTTAAAATGGAAAAAAGAAAAATGCTTAACAGTTATTTTAACTTCTAGAGGTTATCCTAAAAATTATGAAAAAGGAAAAGAGATATCTGGAATAGATTCAGTTGACAAAGATATTTATGTTTATCATAATAATACTAAGGTTAATGGAAGTAAAATATTGACTGATGGAGGTAGAGTTTTATCGGTTACAGCACTTGGTAATAGCTATGATGAAATCAGAGAAAAAGTTTATAGAAATATTGAAAAAATATCATTTGAAACAAAACAATATAGAAAAGATATTGGAAAAATGTAA
- the purH gene encoding bifunctional phosphoribosylaminoimidazolecarboxamide formyltransferase/IMP cyclohydrolase, with protein MSKRVLISVFEKENIVEFASELVKLGWEIISTGGTYKILKESGLNVIEVDEVTNFKEILNGRVKTLHPYIHGGILYKRNEQNHVETVENLGISSIDMVVNNLYPFEKVLNSDNKTHEDLIENIDIGGPSMIRAAAKNYNDVSIVVDPKDYSEIIERLKEGKLDKDFRLYLSCKAFNYTAYYDALISSYFNDLLNIDFPEKLTMTYKKVNNLRYGENPHQNASFYEKVYIKDDEKTDFKQLHGKELSYNNLTDMYSAIKIVKEFDEPCVVAVKHNNPCGLAISDYIDDAYDKAYACDSVSIFGGIIALNREVTKYIAEKINSFFVEIVIANKFSKEAIEILTQKKNIRLIEVGNISDFKLPKTTIKEVFNGIVVQDYDNILFKEDLKVVTKRKPTEEELKNLIFGFKACKTVCSNGIVIVKNNATIGIGQGEVRRSWAVEEGLERAKENLKDAVLASDAFFFEDTVELLKENGIKAVIQPGGSIKDENVIKLCDEYGIAMVFTSTRHFRH; from the coding sequence ATGTCAAAAAGAGTGTTAATAAGTGTTTTTGAAAAAGAAAATATTGTTGAATTTGCAAGTGAACTTGTAAAATTAGGATGGGAAATTATTTCAACCGGTGGAACTTATAAAATTTTAAAGGAAAGTGGACTTAATGTTATTGAAGTTGATGAAGTAACTAATTTTAAGGAAATTTTAAATGGTCGTGTTAAGACATTACATCCATATATTCATGGTGGAATTTTATATAAACGTAATGAACAAAATCATGTTGAAACAGTTGAAAATCTTGGTATTTCTTCAATAGATATGGTTGTAAACAATTTATATCCTTTTGAAAAAGTTTTAAATAGTGATAATAAAACACATGAAGATTTAATTGAGAATATTGATATAGGTGGACCTTCTATGATTAGAGCTGCGGCTAAAAACTATAATGATGTATCTATTGTTGTTGATCCTAAAGATTATTCTGAGATTATTGAAAGATTGAAGGAAGGTAAATTGGATAAAGATTTTAGATTATATCTATCTTGTAAGGCTTTTAATTATACTGCATATTATGATGCATTGATTTCATCTTATTTCAATGATTTATTAAATATTGATTTTCCTGAAAAACTAACAATGACTTATAAAAAAGTTAATAATTTAAGATATGGAGAAAATCCTCATCAAAATGCTTCTTTTTATGAAAAAGTTTACATTAAGGATGATGAAAAAACGGATTTTAAGCAATTACACGGAAAAGAATTGTCATATAATAATTTAACTGATATGTACTCAGCTATTAAAATTGTGAAAGAATTTGATGAACCTTGTGTAGTTGCAGTTAAACATAACAATCCTTGTGGACTTGCAATTTCAGATTATATTGATGATGCTTATGATAAGGCTTATGCTTGTGATTCAGTTTCAATTTTTGGGGGAATTATAGCTCTAAATAGAGAAGTGACAAAATATATAGCAGAAAAGATAAATAGTTTTTTTGTAGAAATTGTAATTGCAAATAAATTTTCTAAAGAAGCCATTGAAATTTTAACTCAAAAGAAAAATATTAGATTAATTGAAGTAGGAAATATTTCAGATTTTAAACTTCCAAAAACAACAATAAAAGAAGTTTTTAATGGTATTGTTGTTCAAGACTATGATAATATTTTATTTAAAGAAGATTTAAAAGTTGTTACAAAGAGAAAACCGACTGAAGAAGAGTTAAAAAATTTAATTTTCGGTTTTAAAGCTTGTAAAACAGTTTGTTCAAATGGAATTGTAATCGTAAAAAATAATGCTACTATTGGAATAGGACAAGGAGAAGTTAGACGTTCTTGGGCGGTTGAAGAAGGATTGGAAAGAGCAAAAGAAAATCTAAAAGATGCAGTTTTAGCATCAGATGCATTTTTCTTCGAAGATACTGTCGAACTATTAAAAGAAAATGGAATTAAAGCTGTAATTCAACCGGGAGGTTCTATAAAGGACGAGAACGTAATAAAATTATGTGATGAATATGGGATAGCAATGGTATTTACATCTACAAGGCATTTTAGACATTAG
- the purN gene encoding phosphoribosylglycinamide formyltransferase translates to MLNIAVFISGGGTNLQAIINAVKENKINGKIKLVFSNRKNAYGLIRAQNESIDTFYLNRKKFFSSEKYDERILEELEINNIDLIVLAGYLNILSSKLVSKYSNRIINIHPSLIPSFCGDGFYGENVHKAVIKSGVKFTGATTHFVDENVDTGAIILQDVVPVFINDDFETVAKRVLEIEHEILVKTVKAFCDNKIVFKDNRAFIVEE, encoded by the coding sequence ATGTTGAATATAGCTGTTTTTATTTCCGGTGGAGGAACAAATTTACAAGCCATAATTAATGCTGTTAAAGAAAATAAAATTAATGGAAAGATTAAATTGGTTTTTTCAAACAGAAAAAATGCTTATGGGCTTATAAGAGCACAAAATGAAAGTATTGATACATTTTATTTGAATAGAAAGAAATTTTTTAGTAGTGAAAAATATGATGAAAGAATACTTGAAGAGCTAGAAATAAATAACATTGATTTGATTGTACTTGCAGGTTATTTGAATATTTTATCTTCAAAGTTGGTTTCAAAGTATTCAAATAGAATTATAAATATTCATCCATCTTTGATTCCTTCTTTTTGCGGAGACGGATTTTATGGAGAAAATGTTCATAAGGCAGTTATAAAATCAGGTGTTAAATTTACCGGAGCTACAACACATTTTGTTGATGAAAATGTAGACACCGGAGCTATAATATTGCAAGATGTTGTTCCGGTTTTTATAAATGATGACTTTGAAACTGTTGCTAAAAGAGTTTTAGAAATAGAACATGAAATATTGGTGAAGACAGTAAAGGCATTTTGTGATAATAAGATTGTTTTTAAAGATAATAGAGCATTCATAGTGGAGGAATAA
- the purF gene encoding amidophosphoribosyltransferase has product MRGINEECGVFGVWNHKEASKLTYFGLHSLQHRGQEGAGIISSDGETLYSYRNLGLVSEVFKDKEILYNLVGSSAIGHVRYATAGDNSVRNVQPFLFDFYDMSIGICHNGNLVNAKTLRLELEKNGAIFHSSSDTEVLIHLIRRSKKETFEEKLKESLGKIKGGFTYLILTKNTLYGAVDPNSLRPLVIGKTENDTYVMASETCAIDNIGVEFLCNVKAGQLAIIDKDGLKIENYTTPDRISIAAMEYVYFARSDSNIAGVNVHTARKNTGRTLARECPADADIVVGVPNSSLSAASGFAEESGLPYEMGLIKNQYIARTFIQPTQELREQGVRMKLSAVKGVVKGKRVVMVDDSIVRGTTCKRIVKLLKDAGALEVHVRIASPPFVFPSFYGIDISTSGELIAANKTLEEIKEIIGADSLGYLSEQGLVGSIGLKFDAPYNGLCMDCFNGDYPAGLYDYEEDFNNSLTDIQRRILERKNK; this is encoded by the coding sequence GTGCGTGGAATTAATGAAGAATGTGGAGTTTTTGGTGTCTGGAATCATAAGGAAGCTTCGAAGTTAACATATTTTGGACTTCATAGTTTACAACATCGAGGTCAAGAAGGTGCAGGTATTATAAGTTCCGATGGAGAAACTTTATATAGTTATAGAAATTTAGGATTAGTTTCTGAAGTTTTTAAAGATAAAGAAATTCTCTATAATTTAGTTGGAAGTTCTGCAATAGGACATGTAAGGTATGCAACTGCAGGAGATAATAGTGTTAGAAATGTTCAACCATTTTTATTTGACTTTTATGATATGAGTATTGGTATTTGTCATAATGGGAATTTAGTGAATGCTAAAACTTTAAGATTGGAATTAGAAAAAAATGGTGCTATTTTTCATTCTTCATCAGATACTGAAGTATTAATTCACTTAATCAGAAGAAGTAAAAAAGAAACTTTTGAAGAAAAATTAAAAGAGAGTTTAGGTAAAATTAAAGGAGGATTTACTTATTTGATTTTAACTAAAAATACTTTATATGGAGCAGTTGATCCTAATTCTCTGAGACCGCTAGTTATTGGAAAAACTGAAAATGATACCTATGTTATGGCAAGTGAAACTTGTGCTATAGATAATATAGGAGTTGAATTTCTTTGCAATGTAAAAGCTGGTCAATTAGCTATAATCGATAAAGATGGTCTTAAAATTGAAAATTATACTACTCCTGATAGGATTTCTATTGCTGCTATGGAATATGTTTATTTTGCAAGATCAGATTCGAATATTGCAGGAGTAAATGTTCATACTGCAAGAAAAAACACAGGCAGAACTCTTGCAAGAGAATGCCCTGCAGATGCAGATATAGTAGTTGGTGTACCTAATTCTTCGCTTTCTGCAGCAAGCGGATTTGCAGAAGAAAGTGGTCTACCTTATGAAATGGGATTGATTAAAAATCAATATATTGCAAGAACTTTTATTCAACCTACTCAGGAGCTTAGAGAGCAAGGTGTAAGAATGAAATTATCTGCGGTAAAAGGGGTTGTTAAAGGAAAAAGAGTTGTTATGGTTGACGATTCAATTGTTAGAGGAACAACATGTAAAAGAATCGTTAAACTTCTAAAAGATGCAGGAGCTTTAGAAGTTCATGTTAGAATAGCCTCTCCGCCTTTTGTCTTTCCAAGTTTTTATGGAATAGATATTTCTACTTCAGGAGAACTTATTGCAGCTAATAAGACATTGGAAGAAATAAAAGAAATAATAGGAGCAGATTCATTAGGATATTTGAGTGAACAGGGACTTGTAGGTTCAATAGGTCTTAAATTTGATGCTCCATATAATGGATTATGTATGGATTGTTTTAATGGAGACTATCCAGCAGGATTGTACGATTATGAAGAGGATTTTAATAATTCTTTAACTGATATTCAAAGAAGAATTTTAGAAAGAAAAAATAAATAA